The proteins below come from a single Aegilops tauschii subsp. strangulata cultivar AL8/78 chromosome 6, Aet v6.0, whole genome shotgun sequence genomic window:
- the LOC109758403 gene encoding protein FAR1-RELATED SEQUENCE 5-like, with amino-acid sequence MYLPSTSYTGPSTTINSGAGTSTAGSSERTEDAFHQPANTHATNNAESVSEMAIVPAIPTSTHLHTSTSNTQAGETAADTEVNDEIDDEAQGDEDGGQSEIMVPQPPYLGQRFDSFADAKEFYQTYAKFHGFAVNTEYHRKIKRTNEYSRGEMRCYKARRNKKDKGDAPVVPERKRGIIVKTECPVRCKLNVDGAQWVVTEYFDEHNHELIKKFDLVKFLTAHRGFTPLEKKFIKLLHDCNAGPSRMVQILSLIHSKKGSLSSMPYLPTDVTNLKEKYHRESKLADIEATIAYFDEKAKEDQDFFYRIRLDDEDRVRNMYWVDGATRRAYKHFRDCISFDATYLTNMYKMPCAPFIGINNHNQSLQFGCGLVRNKDTDGYVWLFKTFLECMGGLAPMNIITDQDFSMRAGIEEVFPLAVHMHCRWHIIKKAEETLGPFFADRPDLHKAFELCVDHSLTVEEFERSWMAMIETYQVQDHETLASLWEK; translated from the coding sequence GACCTTCAACTACAATTAACAGCGGCGCGGGGACATCTACTGCGGGGAGCTCTGAGCGTACGGAAGACGCGTTCCACCAGCCAGCCAACACTCATGCCACAAACAATGCCGAGTCAGTGTCGGAAATGGCAATCGTGCCAGCAATACCGACAAGCACACATTTGCACACCAGCACAAGCAACACTCAAGCAGGTGAAACAGCCGCCGATACTGAAGTGAATGATGAAATCGATGATGAAGCACAAGGAGATGAAGATGGTGGGCAATCAGAAATCATGGTACCCCAGCCACCGTATCTTGGGCAAAGATTTGATTCGTTTGCAGATGCAAAGGAATTCTACCAGACATATGCAAAGTTCCATGGGTTTGCGGTCAACACCGAATACCATAGGAAAATTAAAAGAACTAACGAGTACAGCAGAGGTGAGATGAGGTGCTACAAGGCACGGAGAAACAAGAAGGACAAAGGTGATGCGCCTGTCGTTCCGGAACGAAAGAGAGGTATCATTGTCAAGACGGAATGCCCTGTCCGGTGTAAGCTGAACGTAGATGGAGCACAGTGGGTGGTCACTGAATATTTTGACGAGCACAACCACGAGCTAATAAAGAAGTTTGACCTGGTAAAATTTCTGACCGCCCATAGAGGATTCACCCCCCTCGAGAAGAAATTCATAAAGCTGCTACATGATTGTAACGCCGGTCCATCAAGAATGGTGCAGATACTCTCCCTCATCCACAGCAAAAAGGGGTCTCTGAGTAGCATGCCCTACCTACCAACAGACGTCACAAACCTAAAGGAAAAGTACCATAGAGAAAGCAAGTTGGCTGACATAGAAGCCACGATAGCCTACTTCGATGAGAAAGCGAAAGAAGATCAAGATTTCTTCTACAGGATAAGATTGGACGATGAGGACCGTGTCAGGAACATGTATTGGGTGGATGGTGCTACAAGAAGAGCCTACAAACATTTCCGAGACTGCATTTCTTTCGACGCGACATATCTCACTAATATGTACAAGATGCCATGCGCTCCATTCATAGGAATAAATAACCACAATCAGTCATTGCAGTTCGGATGCGGGCTCGTTCGAAACAAAGACACAGATGGGTACGTTTGGCTGTTCAAGACCTTCTTGGAGTGCATGGGTGGACTTGCTCCGATGAACATAATAACAGACCAGGATTTTAGCATGCGTGCAGGCATAGAGGAGGTCTTTCCGTTGGCAGTGCATATGCACTGCAGGTGGCACATTATAAAGAAGGCTGAGGAGACACTAGGACCGTTCTTTGCTGACCGTCCAGACCTGCACAAGGCATTCGAGCTGTGCGTGGACCACAGCTTGACGGTGGAGGAGTTTGAAAGGAGCTGGATGGCTATGATTGAAACATATCAAGTCCAAGACCACGAGACGCTTGCTAGCTTGTGGGAGAAGTGA